One Turneriella parva DSM 21527 genomic region harbors:
- a CDS encoding ArsR/SmtB family transcription factor produces MKTGVSSIKKALFAEFSLVAKALSNPIRLEMLDYLAQMECSVEFLAQKCNQKIGNISQHLKTMSRAGLVRSRREGIFIYYAQTEVAQTLTDALANTAVKSSPAASEIIRSYFDQKDTLSRYDAEQIITAIKNRDIVLIDVRPHDEFDAGHIEGARSIPLKELEAELTNLPKGSEIVAYCRGPYCVLSVEAVAVLERHGFKASRLSEGLPQWRQKGLPIQVA; encoded by the coding sequence ATGAAAACGGGTGTATCGTCAATTAAAAAAGCCCTTTTTGCCGAGTTCAGCTTGGTAGCAAAGGCGCTTTCAAACCCTATCCGGCTGGAAATGCTGGATTATTTGGCGCAAATGGAGTGTTCGGTTGAGTTTCTGGCCCAGAAATGTAATCAGAAAATTGGCAATATTTCCCAACATCTTAAAACAATGTCCCGCGCAGGGCTTGTCCGTAGCCGTCGCGAGGGAATTTTTATTTACTACGCCCAAACCGAAGTTGCCCAGACTCTAACCGATGCACTCGCAAATACCGCTGTCAAATCGTCACCCGCAGCAAGTGAAATTATCCGTTCTTACTTCGATCAAAAAGACACGCTTTCTCGCTACGATGCCGAACAGATTATCACTGCGATCAAGAACCGTGATATCGTTCTTATCGACGTTAGACCACATGACGAATTTGACGCTGGCCACATTGAAGGCGCACGCTCAATTCCGTTAAAGGAGCTTGAGGCAGAACTTACGAATTTGCCTAAGGGTTCAGAAATCGTCGCGTATTGCAGGGGGCCATACTGTGTCCTATCCGTCGAAGCAGTCGCCGTACTTGAAAGACACGGCTTCAAGGCGAGTCGCTTAAGCGAAGGTTTGCCGCAATGGCGGCAAAAAGGGCTGCCCATTCAGGTCGCGTAG
- a CDS encoding DUF3147 family protein — protein MSFILFKYAVTAGFIVLASEIAKRSDKFGALILALPLMTILTLFWLSAENQSEEKIANHAYYTFWYVIPTLPLFLLFPILLRSFGFSLAMVLFTIGTVLSFVICSMIFRKFGIDLY, from the coding sequence ATGAGCTTCATTTTGTTCAAATATGCGGTAACTGCTGGCTTCATCGTATTGGCGTCAGAAATTGCGAAGCGCAGTGACAAATTCGGCGCATTGATTTTAGCATTGCCCTTAATGACGATTCTCACCCTATTTTGGCTTTCTGCCGAAAATCAATCCGAAGAAAAAATTGCGAACCATGCCTACTATACATTCTGGTATGTAATTCCTACGCTTCCGCTGTTTTTACTATTTCCGATACTGCTTCGCAGCTTCGGATTTAGTCTAGCCATGGTGCTATTCACAATCGGCACCGTGTTGAGCTTTGTTATCTGTTCGATGATTTTTAGAAAGTTTGGCATTGATTTGTATTAA
- a CDS encoding helix-turn-helix transcriptional regulator, with amino-acid sequence MHDISFFLKIAAIAILLFSSSTLFIAGRFSARALASGLFTLSIAGYLGCQIFHGSSVSEWFLWFVHLGCFVAPLTFYLLTESLFEDKFRFRWHHLALFVFIEAVNFYLIIYLRVYAADGHLQYGDFLTLLRALPQTVSLVFILVALGKTLLKRKADLIESRRNFRIKFIAITSAYMLLVLISELAYQGQHAPPMLDLLHSAGILATVWYFASKMFTVRSGTLGEVNTIVTKSTAIPERETVNQELLSKLEKAMDTGKIYTQESLSIRELAKFLETQEYILRRLINAGLGYRNFNDYLNELRITAAARILADKEQASTPIIRIAMDLGFGSLAPFNKAFRERKGMTPTEFRKKSA; translated from the coding sequence ATGCACGATATTTCATTTTTTTTAAAAATCGCAGCGATAGCCATTCTGCTTTTTTCATCTTCAACACTTTTCATCGCAGGCCGTTTTTCGGCACGTGCTCTTGCGTCCGGCTTATTTACTCTGTCAATCGCTGGTTATTTAGGTTGTCAAATTTTCCACGGTTCAAGCGTTTCCGAATGGTTTCTTTGGTTTGTCCACTTGGGCTGTTTCGTCGCACCCCTGACGTTCTACCTATTGACCGAATCTCTCTTCGAAGACAAATTTCGCTTTCGCTGGCATCATCTCGCTCTATTCGTTTTCATAGAAGCTGTGAATTTTTATCTTATCATTTATCTCAGGGTTTACGCAGCTGATGGCCACTTACAATACGGTGATTTCTTGACATTGCTTCGTGCCCTACCACAGACTGTTTCACTTGTATTTATTCTAGTCGCGCTCGGCAAAACTCTCCTGAAGAGAAAGGCAGACCTGATAGAATCGCGGCGAAATTTTAGGATCAAATTTATAGCGATTACGAGTGCATATATGCTGCTTGTCCTCATTTCCGAATTGGCTTATCAAGGCCAGCATGCGCCCCCAATGCTTGATCTGCTACACTCGGCGGGCATTCTTGCGACAGTTTGGTATTTTGCTTCAAAAATGTTTACGGTTCGCAGCGGTACCCTGGGCGAAGTTAACACCATCGTGACGAAAAGCACGGCTATCCCGGAACGCGAGACGGTCAACCAAGAGCTTTTGTCAAAATTGGAAAAAGCAATGGATACCGGCAAAATCTATACGCAAGAAAGCCTATCGATTCGCGAGTTGGCTAAATTTCTCGAAACTCAGGAATACATCCTGCGACGACTTATCAATGCTGGTTTGGGGTATCGCAATTTTAACGACTACCTGAACGAGCTCAGAATCACGGCAGCTGCCCGCATTCTGGCAGATAAGGAACAGGCTTCAACCCCCATTATCCGCATAGCTATGGATTTGGGATTTGGCTCGCTTGCTCCCTTCAATAAGGCTTTTAGAGAACGGAAAGGCATGACGCCAACGGAATTTCGCAAGAAATCCGCCTAA
- a CDS encoding sterol desaturase family protein, whose protein sequence is MNENSSLTEIWLAILAIDLFRYLIPAAAIFSLVWLGRKVLQKYRIQATPWRATQHIREIAFSLSTAVIFSIIGTALFFAITGGYTKIYTDREQYGAIYYYASFFLLMVLHDTYFYWSHRLMHAKPLYKLFHKVHHYSRQPSPWAAYAFAPPEAVVQASFYLIMVFTVPFHPAILFAYLIFMIVRNIWGHMGYELFPRWFVKSRFTFWSTATTHHDLHHETFNYNYALYFTWWDHWMRTEHPEYAERFRQNAIGASK, encoded by the coding sequence ATGAACGAAAATTCGAGCTTAACGGAGATCTGGCTGGCGATTCTTGCTATCGATCTCTTTCGATACCTGATCCCGGCGGCGGCCATCTTTAGCCTTGTTTGGCTGGGGCGGAAAGTATTACAGAAGTATCGTATTCAGGCGACGCCTTGGCGGGCGACTCAGCATATCCGGGAAATTGCATTTTCACTGAGCACAGCAGTCATCTTCTCGATCATCGGGACGGCGCTGTTCTTTGCCATCACGGGCGGGTACACGAAAATCTATACGGATCGCGAGCAGTATGGCGCTATCTATTATTATGCGAGCTTTTTTCTGCTGATGGTACTGCATGATACCTATTTCTACTGGTCTCATCGCCTGATGCACGCCAAGCCCTTGTATAAACTCTTCCACAAGGTTCACCACTATTCGCGGCAACCTTCACCGTGGGCCGCCTATGCCTTCGCACCACCTGAAGCGGTAGTGCAGGCTTCCTTCTATCTCATCATGGTTTTCACGGTTCCGTTTCATCCCGCGATTCTCTTTGCTTATCTCATCTTCATGATCGTCAGAAACATCTGGGGGCACATGGGCTATGAACTTTTTCCCCGTTGGTTTGTGAAAAGCCGATTCACATTCTGGAGTACCGCGACGACACACCATGATCTGCATCACGAGACATTTAACTATAACTATGCGCTGTATTTTACGTGGTGGGATCACTGGATGAGAACAGAACATCCGGAATATGCGGAAAGGTTTCGCCAGAACGCTATCGGAGCGTCAAAATGA
- a CDS encoding sterol desaturase family protein yields the protein MKTVLRYVAYPLIVVLSLVAYVYLREVGLSAGLSVFLASVVNMVLIGLTEIAIPLRKEWSLFKDWQSPNDILHAIFSTEFAGRIPRLILASASISITAYLSEKNITGLWPTHWHIAWQFALVALISEVVFYWQHRMHHRSFFWRFHALHHNAEQMHVLKSGRLHAGEIMVRILVLNLPFVVMGSPGELVFAYGIFSNTLGNLGHANIAVKLPHFMHYVVVTPLVHHAHHAIDPEFRNSNFSGAFTFMDIIFGTLRLPQDNRLIQPGITEDFYPKFWLWQLFAPLLPNSFFNAKPTKSLQGESK from the coding sequence ATGAAAACGGTGCTTCGGTACGTAGCCTATCCGCTGATCGTCGTTTTGAGTCTCGTCGCATACGTGTATCTGCGCGAAGTGGGGCTTTCTGCGGGGTTGTCCGTCTTCCTCGCAAGCGTCGTGAACATGGTGCTGATTGGCCTGACGGAGATAGCGATCCCACTCCGCAAAGAGTGGTCGCTCTTCAAAGATTGGCAATCGCCGAACGACATTCTGCATGCGATTTTTTCGACGGAGTTTGCCGGAAGAATACCGCGATTGATTCTCGCATCTGCCTCTATCTCGATCACTGCATATCTTTCAGAGAAGAACATCACAGGTCTTTGGCCGACGCACTGGCATATCGCATGGCAGTTTGCTCTCGTTGCCCTTATCTCAGAAGTCGTATTTTATTGGCAGCACCGCATGCACCATCGGAGTTTCTTCTGGCGATTCCATGCGCTACACCACAACGCGGAACAAATGCACGTCCTGAAATCGGGCAGATTGCATGCGGGCGAAATTATGGTGCGTATTCTGGTTCTGAACCTACCGTTTGTCGTTATGGGCTCTCCGGGGGAGTTAGTCTTTGCTTACGGGATATTTTCGAATACGCTGGGAAACTTAGGGCATGCGAATATTGCCGTAAAACTGCCGCACTTCATGCATTATGTTGTTGTAACGCCGCTGGTCCATCATGCCCACCATGCCATCGATCCGGAGTTTCGTAACTCGAACTTCTCGGGAGCTTTCACTTTCATGGACATTATCTTCGGAACATTGCGTCTTCCCCAGGATAACAGATTGATTCAGCCGGGGATTACCGAAGACTTCTATCCTAAATTTTGGCTATGGCAGCTTTTCGCTCCATTGTTACCAAATTCTTTCTTTAACGCAAAACCAACAAAGAGCCTTCAAGGGGAATCAAAATGA
- a CDS encoding class I SAM-dependent methyltransferase, with the protein MLLLISCANFSKLQYSRIYKRDGWQWRDRVIESLNLKKDDKVLELGPGSGYFTFALAEKVAPSGQVFALDVDEKAIAKIQGRVAEEKIPNLHASVYDGSLIDLKGQKVNVIFSVNVYHHLPEQIKYFEKLKSHLAPGGRIAVIDHHLEMGMVLRIFVSKDHQTPPETIRNEMDAAGYKIVQTEDYLPLQSFMVFEAK; encoded by the coding sequence ATGCTTCTTTTAATCTCGTGCGCAAATTTCTCAAAACTACAGTATTCGCGCATCTATAAGCGCGATGGTTGGCAGTGGCGCGACCGGGTTATCGAATCCCTTAACTTAAAGAAAGATGATAAGGTGCTGGAATTAGGCCCAGGCAGTGGCTACTTCACTTTCGCTTTGGCAGAGAAAGTAGCACCTTCAGGTCAGGTGTTTGCGCTGGACGTCGATGAGAAAGCCATCGCCAAGATTCAAGGGCGAGTTGCGGAAGAGAAGATTCCAAACCTGCATGCGTCAGTTTATGACGGTTCGCTGATCGACCTTAAGGGTCAAAAAGTGAATGTAATCTTCTCGGTAAATGTTTACCACCATTTGCCTGAGCAGATAAAGTATTTTGAGAAATTAAAATCCCATCTTGCTCCCGGCGGGCGTATTGCAGTAATCGACCACCATCTGGAAATGGGCATGGTGCTGCGCATCTTTGTTTCAAAAGATCATCAAACACCACCGGAGACCATTCGGAATGAAATGGATGCGGCGGGGTACAAGATCGTGCAAACCGAGGATTACCTACCGTTGCAGAGCTTCATGGTATTTGAGGCTAAATGA
- a CDS encoding adenylate/guanylate cyclase domain-containing protein has translation MLKRNAILAAKLTVIASLFATSISSWQNYSANGYVGWHSFANGLVDGFFIVGFLSTYKLIISDVLLRRFFSRLSFVRTLILNSIAYSFLILFGRALGRFIMEYEHFVLLPTGTDIARQHFYQALGAALIFSLLLNFLLQNSRLLGPRVMANFITGRYHHPIYEKRIVLFMDLKSSTTLTEKLGDQRYLDFMSETFSDLTEAIIATDAEIYKYVGDEIILSWPVPRGLREGNCLKLPLLIQKFFEEHSEHYKKRYGHSPEFRTGIHMGELVIGEVGVLKREIALIGDVMNTAARIAAYTRECGQNLLISGELKDALEKQREYQFSPLGPVVLRGKADGIELFSIARSS, from the coding sequence ATGCTCAAACGTAACGCAATTCTTGCAGCAAAACTCACGGTCATAGCTTCCTTGTTTGCTACGAGTATCAGTTCGTGGCAAAACTACAGCGCCAACGGCTATGTCGGTTGGCACAGTTTTGCTAACGGTTTGGTAGATGGTTTTTTCATCGTGGGCTTTCTTAGCACTTACAAGCTCATTATTTCAGATGTTTTACTGCGGCGATTCTTCTCAAGATTGAGCTTTGTACGAACCCTCATACTGAACTCTATCGCCTATAGTTTTCTCATCCTGTTTGGCCGAGCCCTCGGACGTTTTATTATGGAGTACGAGCATTTTGTCTTGTTGCCGACAGGAACAGATATCGCCCGCCAGCATTTTTATCAGGCCCTCGGCGCTGCCCTAATTTTCTCGCTACTGCTAAATTTCCTTCTACAAAACAGTCGGCTCTTGGGGCCTCGCGTCATGGCAAATTTCATCACCGGCCGCTACCATCACCCGATATATGAGAAGCGTATCGTCCTGTTCATGGATTTGAAATCCTCAACGACGCTGACAGAGAAGCTCGGTGACCAGAGATATTTGGACTTTATGTCGGAAACATTTTCAGACCTGACGGAGGCGATTATTGCTACTGATGCAGAAATCTATAAATATGTCGGCGATGAAATTATCCTGAGTTGGCCTGTCCCTCGCGGCCTGCGCGAGGGTAACTGCTTAAAACTACCGCTGCTGATTCAGAAATTTTTCGAGGAGCACTCGGAGCATTACAAAAAGCGCTACGGTCATTCACCTGAGTTTCGTACCGGCATCCACATGGGCGAGTTGGTTATCGGTGAAGTTGGCGTCTTAAAACGCGAGATTGCACTCATCGGTGACGTCATGAATACGGCGGCACGCATCGCCGCATACACCCGCGAATGCGGCCAGAATCTCCTGATTTCAGGCGAGTTGAAAGATGCTTTGGAAAAACAAAGGGAATACCAATTCTCACCCCTTGGTCCAGTCGTACTGCGGGGCAAAGCAGACGGCATCGAGCTTTTTTCAATAGCCAGAAGCAGCTGA
- a CDS encoding type II toxin-antitoxin system RelE/ParE family toxin, with amino-acid sequence MPKPIDIVGECVDEIAVAYETYEKISQELGMRFLDAIDRTLESLISNPEIGPVCHRGARKIVLTRFPFILYYIERPSNTQLIAFIHAKRDPRSIRTVLTERDYTSRT; translated from the coding sequence ATGCCAAAGCCCATTGATATTGTTGGTGAATGTGTCGACGAAATTGCGGTTGCTTACGAAACTTATGAAAAAATAAGCCAAGAATTAGGAATGAGATTTCTGGATGCCATTGACAGAACCCTAGAAAGTCTTATTTCTAATCCAGAAATTGGGCCGGTGTGCCATCGCGGAGCACGGAAAATTGTTCTTACCCGGTTCCCTTTTATCTTGTATTATATCGAACGTCCGTCAAACACGCAGTTGATTGCCTTTATACACGCGAAGCGTGACCCAAGATCAATTAGAACTGTCCTAACGGAACGAGATTATACCAGCAGAACATGA
- a CDS encoding addiction module protein, which yields MGIEQAIAMIKSQDLSTEAAILDDIWFDLQQKVMNSPIPAEHQLILDERLDKIEAGQAIFTDWKTLKSKLLNAKAH from the coding sequence ATGGGGATCGAACAGGCAATTGCAATGATAAAAAGTCAAGATTTGAGCACGGAAGCAGCTATTCTCGATGATATTTGGTTTGATTTGCAACAAAAAGTAATGAATTCGCCAATTCCGGCTGAACACCAACTTATTTTAGATGAACGGTTGGATAAGATTGAGGCCGGGCAAGCGATATTCACCGACTGGAAAACACTCAAATCGAAGCTACTGAATGCCAAAGCCCATTGA
- a CDS encoding addiction module protein, producing the protein MQGISELIQEASSLPIEARAKIVDSLLRTLNQPNPEIEAQWTAVAKRRLAELKSGRVKPIPGDQVFAKIHKRFAD; encoded by the coding sequence ATGCAAGGCATTAGTGAATTGATTCAGGAGGCCTCTTCCCTACCAATAGAAGCTAGGGCAAAGATCGTAGATTCTCTGCTGAGAACTCTAAACCAACCGAATCCTGAGATTGAAGCCCAATGGACAGCTGTCGCCAAGAGGCGTTTAGCAGAGCTAAAGTCTGGCAGGGTGAAACCAATACCTGGCGACCAAGTTTTCGCGAAAATTCATAAGCGGTTTGCCGATTGA
- a CDS encoding type II toxin-antitoxin system RelE/ParE family toxin, whose translation MTYSFHPEAEAEFNHAIDYYEEREIGLGYDFAIEVHDSIQNILKFPEAWNPLGDGIRSCLTNRFPYGVIYSKVDEEIFILAIMHCHREPDYWRKRLEE comes from the coding sequence TTGACGTATTCATTTCATCCTGAGGCTGAAGCCGAATTTAATCACGCTATTGATTACTACGAAGAACGCGAGATTGGCTTAGGTTATGATTTTGCAATAGAAGTTCATGACTCTATACAAAATATATTAAAATTCCCAGAGGCTTGGAACCCATTAGGAGACGGCATTCGATCTTGCTTAACGAACCGATTTCCTTATGGGGTGATATATTCAAAGGTAGATGAAGAAATTTTCATTCTGGCAATTATGCACTGCCACCGGGAACCGGATTATTGGCGCAAGAGACTCGAAGAATAA
- a CDS encoding SH3 domain-containing protein, with translation MQCFSLSRPVLLAAFLFVNICCQTEQRGNAKPKEIFRGVFALGGLNIREKPARDSAKLGWAAENEFVQILQYSDAITEVEGISGKWAKVSYNSIEGWVFEPFLAAQETAKVCIQTKSYESAQYKAPNWTLKIICGSNDEDLLLNAAWYYRKWWRDREGNYLEQPDRKRQREIIKNIRADLKIQDRRGNVALVKRTSTALDYATFTENSDIWILKDNSWQFYEGVYGWGKSFLSDLNNDELPDVITEYGCCGNTRVKVMVGEPTIVLKTVFDQHFSEIGEYKLIAKKCEAFRLRGRLTKPEVNAEFRFDCAKNIVFKSK, from the coding sequence ATGCAATGCTTCAGCTTATCTCGGCCAGTCTTACTAGCAGCATTTCTCTTCGTCAATATTTGCTGCCAGACGGAGCAACGGGGCAACGCGAAGCCCAAGGAAATTTTTCGAGGCGTTTTTGCCTTAGGCGGCTTGAATATTAGAGAAAAGCCTGCTCGAGATTCTGCGAAGCTCGGCTGGGCAGCGGAGAATGAATTCGTGCAAATACTACAATATTCAGATGCGATTACGGAAGTCGAAGGAATTTCAGGAAAATGGGCAAAAGTCTCATATAATTCTATAGAAGGCTGGGTTTTTGAGCCGTTCCTGGCGGCTCAAGAAACTGCAAAGGTCTGTATTCAAACAAAGAGTTACGAAAGCGCTCAATACAAGGCGCCTAATTGGACCTTAAAAATCATTTGTGGCTCAAATGACGAAGATTTATTGCTCAATGCTGCCTGGTACTATAGAAAATGGTGGCGAGATAGAGAGGGTAATTACTTGGAACAGCCGGATCGGAAACGGCAAAGAGAGATTATTAAGAATATTCGAGCAGACCTGAAGATTCAAGACCGGCGCGGTAATGTAGCTTTGGTAAAAAGAACGAGTACGGCCCTTGATTATGCTACCTTCACTGAAAACTCGGATATCTGGATTCTCAAGGATAATTCTTGGCAATTCTACGAAGGTGTTTATGGCTGGGGTAAATCTTTCTTATCAGATCTGAACAATGACGAATTGCCGGATGTGATAACAGAATACGGATGTTGTGGTAACACGCGTGTGAAAGTAATGGTCGGTGAGCCAACCATTGTTCTTAAAACAGTATTTGATCAACATTTCTCGGAAATTGGCGAATATAAACTTATTGCAAAAAAGTGCGAAGCCTTTCGTCTTAGAGGTCGTTTGACGAAACCAGAGGTTAATGCTGAATTTCGTTTTGATTGTGCTAAGAATATCGTCTTTAAATCAAAATAA
- a CDS encoding type II toxin-antitoxin system PemK/MazF family toxin, translated as MTLSPFELITINFPFSDLTRSKQRPVVVIASPDRNGDFICLSVTSNQGHPDSIRIEQADLKSGTLPRTSFARFDKIYTLHSSLIRHRVGALSEAKSQEIKAAYCNKLGCK; from the coding sequence ATGACTTTAAGCCCGTTTGAGCTAATCACAATCAACTTTCCTTTTTCTGATCTAACCCGGTCTAAACAACGACCGGTAGTGGTTATTGCGTCACCTGACCGAAATGGCGATTTCATTTGCTTATCCGTCACCTCGAATCAGGGACATCCCGATTCAATACGAATTGAGCAGGCAGACCTAAAGAGTGGCACCCTGCCGAGAACGAGCTTTGCCCGATTTGATAAAATATATACATTGCACTCCTCGCTCATTCGCCATAGAGTCGGAGCCCTGTCTGAGGCAAAATCTCAAGAGATCAAAGCAGCATACTGCAATAAACTTGGGTGCAAATAA
- a CDS encoding SRPBCC family protein produces MQPILIEVDISAPVEKIWAFLTQPALMQKWMSPPKAEITVQTDWQIGNEIIISVFHDHYFQNKGQVIAFNPPRLLEYSHLSSLSNLPAESENFTYLRFVIEGARNGGRLALKISNFPTESVYQHMQFYWRGAIQILKSHIEISRQASYPEKERRKPF; encoded by the coding sequence ATGCAACCCATTTTGATAGAGGTGGACATTTCTGCTCCTGTCGAAAAAATATGGGCATTTCTAACGCAGCCTGCATTGATGCAAAAATGGATGTCACCACCGAAAGCAGAAATCACGGTGCAGACCGATTGGCAAATTGGCAATGAAATAATCATTTCGGTGTTCCATGACCACTATTTTCAAAACAAGGGTCAGGTTATTGCCTTCAACCCTCCTCGGTTATTGGAATATTCGCATTTGAGTTCTCTTTCGAACTTGCCGGCGGAGTCCGAAAATTTCACGTACCTCCGGTTTGTAATTGAAGGCGCAAGGAATGGCGGCAGGTTAGCACTAAAGATCAGTAACTTTCCGACGGAATCTGTTTACCAACATATGCAATTCTATTGGCGCGGAGCGATTCAGATACTAAAGTCACATATAGAGATTTCAAGGCAAGCTTCATATCCTGAAAAGGAACGTAGAAAACCATTTTGA
- a CDS encoding AbrB/MazE/SpoVT family DNA-binding domain-containing protein codes for METIEITSVSSKGQVVIPKSIRSQLSIGEGTKFIVIADGSNLLLKKINEPDKAEFDALIRRTREVMKNRKVTPKDLQKAIKASRAKRAR; via the coding sequence ATGGAAACTATTGAAATCACGAGCGTCTCCTCTAAAGGGCAGGTAGTAATCCCCAAGAGTATTAGGTCTCAATTATCTATCGGCGAGGGTACAAAATTCATTGTGATAGCAGACGGCAGCAATCTGTTGCTCAAAAAGATAAATGAACCAGACAAGGCCGAGTTTGATGCCCTTATTCGCCGCACCCGAGAAGTTATGAAAAACCGCAAAGTGACGCCTAAGGATTTACAAAAGGCTATCAAAGCCTCACGCGCTAAACGCGCTCGATGA
- a CDS encoding putative toxin-antitoxin system toxin component, PIN family yields MKVIIDTNVFVAGIIWSGKPAQIVSKWLSGEFELVLSAELLAEYVEVIERLSKNSELASHWQETLIKRATFVAVTQTVDVCRDPNDNFILALGLASSADYLISGDKDILSISDFPIKIVSPATFLLEFFRGH; encoded by the coding sequence ATGAAAGTCATTATTGATACAAACGTCTTTGTCGCCGGTATTATTTGGTCTGGGAAACCGGCTCAGATAGTATCGAAGTGGCTTAGTGGAGAATTTGAACTCGTACTGTCCGCAGAGCTACTTGCTGAATACGTTGAGGTAATTGAGCGACTTTCCAAAAACTCCGAATTGGCCTCTCATTGGCAGGAGACTTTGATCAAGAGAGCAACATTTGTTGCAGTTACGCAAACAGTCGATGTTTGCCGCGACCCCAATGACAACTTTATCTTGGCCTTAGGGTTGGCGTCAAGCGCCGATTATCTAATATCTGGGGATAAGGATATTTTATCCATTTCCGATTTTCCTATTAAAATCGTATCTCCGGCAACCTTCCTATTAGAGTTTTTCCGAGGACATTAG